The Microterricola viridarii nucleotide sequence GTGCTGGGCCAGAAGTCGCTGCCCCTGCTCGACGCGGTGGCCGCGAACTTCGCCGTGCACATCGGCGTCAGCGAGCCCCGCGGCGCGTCAGAGCTGGCAGGCGGCCTCACCCAGGCCGAGCAGGCCCTGGCCAGAGCACAGGACGGCGGGCCGGGGGTGAGCGCCTTCAGCGAGCTCGCCCAGGAGGGGGTGCTGGCCTACCTCAGCACGACGGATGCCCGCGAGATCGGTCGCGCGACGCTGCAGCCGCTGCGCGCACACGACGAGGCCGCAGGCAGCGAGCTGCTGCACACGCTGCGGGTCTGGCTGGAGCAGAACGGCCAGTTCGATGCGAGCGCCGGCCTGCTCGGCGTGCACCGGCACACGGTGCGCGCGCGGATCGGGCTGGCCGAGCGGCTGCTCGGGCGCGATCTCAGCACGTTCCGGGGCCGCGCCGAGATCTGGGCTGCGCTGCTCGTGGCCGGCGATGAGCCGCCGGCCTAGCCCGCGGGCTGGCCGCGGGCTGGCCGCGGGCTAGGCCGCGGCTACGCGGCGGGCAGGCCGTCCGGTGCGGCCCGCGCGGCGGCGGCCGCCTCGGCTGCGGATTCGGCGACGGCAGCCTCGGCACGCGCGCGGTGCTCTGCGGCATCCGTTCGCCTCTCGTCGCTCGACGTGGCGGAGACGGTGCGGAGGAAGACGATGATCCAGCTGAAGATGAGCACGGCCGCCACCAGCTCAACCGCCGTCAGGTTGTAGTAGCCGGTCGCGAACAGCACCGCCGTGAACACGATCACGGCGAGGAACAGGTAGCCGAGCGACATGAACGTCTTCGGCAGCTGCGGCAGGAACCGGGGCAGGCCGGCGACGAGCACGGCGAATGCGACCACCATGCCCGTTGCCACCGTGTTGTGGATGAGGAAGAAGTCGTCGACGTGGAAGATGCCGACGCAGGCGAGCGCGATGCCCATGACGACGAGGCCCCAGCGCACGAATCGCACGCCGCGCGGGATCGCCTCGCCCTCGCGGATCAGGCCGGCCGTTGCGTAGCGCGCAATCGTGGTGAGGATGACGCCGGCCACGATCAGGGTGAGGTTGAACGCCATGGCAGACACGTCATCCGTGATGCCCAGCGCGCTCAGGTTCATCCTCCACCAGTCGGGGTCGTTCGAGGTGAGCATGGCGGTGAGCGAGCCGACGACGAGGAACACCAGCAGCACCCC carries:
- a CDS encoding DUF998 domain-containing protein codes for the protein MSALAQLHELRVRLAAKEATTESLALAAGAIAFLIAALLAWPVLGLQPVDIAGPGSLGEYVAIASAAVALAAFVGGRVLSAHHHDGAGPAVITGVDGPLVGFTTHRAPRFLDVAALALAHGVIFLLMWTGIADLLEKSFQGAEVFTIPALILSGAAAAVSAYFSYLSAAGMNAMRLSGVLLVFLVVGSLTAMLTSNDPDWWRMNLSALGITDDVSAMAFNLTLIVAGVILTTIARYATAGLIREGEAIPRGVRFVRWGLVVMGIALACVGIFHVDDFFLIHNTVATGMVVAFAVLVAGLPRFLPQLPKTFMSLGYLFLAVIVFTAVLFATGYYNLTAVELVAAVLIFSWIIVFLRTVSATSSDERRTDAAEHRARAEAAVAESAAEAAAAARAAPDGLPAA